One genomic segment of Synechocystis sp. LKSZ1 includes these proteins:
- the gcvP gene encoding aminomethyl-transferring glycine dehydrogenase, whose product MSNVAPLPLTFVSPDVTKAEPLATADFVRRHLGPNEADQAKMLAFLDLENLDQLVQKTIPPSIALQQPLELPAPQSEAQALTQLKAIAAQNQIFRSYLGQGYYNTITPPVIQRNILENPGWYTAYTPYQAEIAQGRLEALLNFQTMIVELTGLEIANASLLDEGTAAAEAMSLSYGVSKSQSHTFFVSAHCHPQTLAVLQTRANPLGIELLITDHREFDFSTPIFGALLQYPATDGAIYDYRAFIDQAHQRQALVTLAADPLSLTLLTPPGELGADIAVGSTQRFGVPLGYGGPHAAYFATKEAYKRQIPGRLVGVSKDRRGKPALRLALQTREQHIRREKATSNICTAQVLLAVMAAMYGVYHGPEGLRQIAQRIHHLTVLLATGLQKLGYGLGPEPYFDTLAVQVGEDLETIQARALDGRINLRRLDTHRLGISLDETTTIQDVVDLWQIFAGQAPLPFTAESLLAQVNPDFPLALARQSPFLQDPVFNRYHSETELLRYLHQLESKDLALNTAMIPLGSCTMKLNATAEMLPVTWPEFSQLHPFAPRDQARGYQILFQQLEAWLAEITGFAAISLQPNAGSQGEYAGLQVICQYHRSRGQGQRNICLIPESAHGTNPASAVMCGLKVIAVNCDGEGNIDLTDLASKAEQYQDTLAALMVTYPSTHGVFEENIVDICAIIHRYGGQVYMDGANMNAQVGLCRPADFGADVCHLNLHKTFCIPHGGGGPGVGPIGVQSHLRPFLPPTTLNSEPTASIGLVSAAPYGSASILVISWMYIALMGATGLTQATKVAILNANYVARRLQAYYPILFRGLHSLVAHECILDLRPLKKQAGIEVDDVAKRLMDFGFHAPTVSWPVLGTMMVEPTESESLAELDRFCEAMIAIYHEAQAIAEGNISPEDNPLKNAPHTAESLICQDWSHSYSREQAAYPAPWSKQYKFWPAVSRIDNAYGDRHLVCSCEGMESYLSQ is encoded by the coding sequence ATGTCTAATGTTGCTCCTCTCCCTCTTACCTTTGTCTCCCCGGACGTTACCAAAGCTGAACCACTGGCTACAGCAGATTTTGTGCGTCGTCACCTGGGGCCGAATGAAGCGGATCAGGCCAAGATGTTGGCATTTCTAGATCTGGAGAATCTTGATCAACTGGTTCAAAAAACAATTCCCCCCAGTATTGCCCTCCAGCAGCCGCTAGAGCTACCAGCCCCCCAGAGCGAAGCCCAGGCCCTGACGCAGTTAAAAGCCATCGCGGCTCAAAACCAGATTTTTCGTTCCTACCTGGGCCAGGGCTACTACAACACCATCACGCCGCCGGTGATCCAGCGCAACATTTTAGAAAATCCCGGTTGGTACACAGCTTACACCCCTTACCAGGCTGAAATCGCCCAGGGCCGCTTGGAAGCCCTCCTGAACTTCCAGACGATGATCGTCGAATTGACAGGCCTGGAAATTGCCAATGCCTCCTTGCTGGATGAAGGCACGGCGGCGGCGGAGGCCATGAGCTTGAGTTACGGCGTGAGTAAAAGTCAGAGCCACACTTTTTTTGTCTCGGCCCATTGCCATCCCCAGACTCTTGCGGTTCTCCAAACCCGCGCCAATCCCTTGGGCATTGAGTTGCTGATTACCGATCATCGGGAGTTTGATTTTTCTACCCCCATTTTTGGGGCCCTCCTGCAATACCCGGCCACCGATGGTGCGATCTACGATTACCGGGCCTTCATCGACCAGGCCCACCAGCGCCAGGCCCTGGTTACGTTGGCGGCCGATCCCCTCAGCTTGACCCTGCTGACACCGCCGGGGGAATTAGGGGCCGATATTGCCGTCGGCAGTACCCAGCGCTTTGGCGTTCCCCTGGGTTACGGGGGCCCCCATGCGGCCTACTTTGCCACCAAGGAAGCTTATAAACGGCAGATTCCCGGTCGTTTGGTGGGGGTTTCCAAGGATCGTCGCGGTAAACCGGCCCTGCGTCTGGCCCTGCAAACCCGGGAGCAACATATTCGTCGAGAAAAAGCCACCAGTAATATTTGTACGGCACAAGTCTTACTAGCGGTGATGGCGGCGATGTATGGGGTTTACCATGGCCCTGAGGGGTTGCGCCAGATTGCCCAACGCATTCATCACCTGACAGTGCTCTTGGCTACAGGCCTGCAAAAACTGGGCTATGGCCTAGGCCCTGAACCCTATTTTGATACCCTGGCGGTTCAGGTAGGGGAAGATTTGGAGACAATCCAGGCCCGGGCCCTCGACGGTCGCATTAATTTACGTCGCCTGGATACTCACCGCCTGGGGATTAGCCTTGATGAAACCACGACGATTCAGGATGTCGTCGATTTGTGGCAGATTTTTGCCGGTCAGGCCCCACTGCCTTTTACGGCCGAAAGTTTACTGGCTCAGGTTAACCCTGACTTTCCGCTGGCCCTGGCTCGCCAAAGTCCCTTCCTGCAAGACCCGGTGTTTAACCGTTACCACTCGGAAACGGAGCTCCTGCGCTACCTTCATCAATTAGAGAGCAAAGACCTGGCCCTGAATACGGCCATGATTCCCCTCGGTTCCTGCACGATGAAGCTCAACGCAACGGCGGAAATGCTCCCCGTTACCTGGCCCGAATTTAGCCAATTACACCCCTTTGCTCCCCGCGATCAGGCCCGAGGTTATCAGATCCTTTTTCAGCAACTCGAGGCCTGGTTGGCAGAAATTACCGGCTTTGCGGCCATTTCCCTCCAACCCAATGCCGGTTCCCAGGGAGAATACGCCGGCCTGCAGGTCATTTGTCAATACCATCGCAGTCGCGGCCAGGGCCAACGCAACATTTGTCTCATTCCCGAGTCGGCCCATGGCACTAACCCCGCTAGTGCCGTGATGTGCGGCCTTAAGGTGATTGCGGTGAATTGTGATGGTGAGGGCAATATTGACCTGACCGATTTAGCCAGCAAGGCCGAGCAGTACCAAGACACCCTGGCGGCCCTGATGGTCACCTATCCCTCGACCCACGGGGTTTTTGAGGAAAACATTGTCGATATCTGCGCGATCATCCATCGTTACGGCGGCCAAGTATATATGGACGGGGCCAATATGAATGCCCAGGTGGGCCTGTGTCGGCCGGCGGATTTTGGGGCTGATGTGTGTCATTTAAACCTGCACAAGACCTTTTGTATTCCCCATGGGGGCGGGGGGCCGGGGGTCGGCCCGATTGGAGTACAGTCCCATTTGCGTCCTTTCCTACCCCCAACAACATTAAACAGTGAGCCGACAGCGTCCATTGGCCTGGTTTCGGCCGCTCCCTACGGCAGTGCCAGCATTTTGGTAATTTCCTGGATGTATATTGCCCTGATGGGGGCCACTGGCCTGACCCAAGCGACTAAGGTAGCCATTCTCAATGCTAACTACGTGGCCCGGCGTTTACAGGCCTATTACCCAATTCTGTTCCGGGGCCTTCATTCCCTAGTGGCCCACGAATGTATTTTGGATTTGCGGCCCTTGAAAAAACAAGCCGGCATTGAAGTCGATGATGTCGCCAAACGTCTGATGGATTTTGGCTTCCATGCGCCGACGGTTTCCTGGCCGGTGCTGGGCACGATGATGGTGGAACCAACGGAAAGCGAGTCCCTCGCCGAACTCGACCGCTTTTGCGAGGCCATGATCGCCATCTACCACGAGGCCCAGGCTATTGCGGAGGGTAACATTTCCCCCGAGGATAACCCGCTGAAAAATGCCCCCCATACCGCAGAAAGCTTAATTTGCCAGGATTGGAGCCATTCCTACTCCCGAGAACAGGCCGCCTATCCGGCCCCCTGGAGCAAGCAATATAAATTCTGGCCGGCGGTGAGTCGCATTGATAACGCCTACGGCGACCGCCATCTGGTCTGTTCCTGCGAAGGCATGGAGTCCTACCTATCCCAATAG
- the ahcY gene encoding adenosylhomocysteinase yields the protein MVAAPVKQKYDIKDINLAPLGHQRIEWAGREMPVLKQIRERFAQEKPFAGLRLVACCHVTTETAHLAIALKAGGADAVLIASNPLSTQDDVAACLVANYDIPVFAIKGEDNDTYHRHVQTALDHRPNIIIDDGSDVVATLVKERQHQIADLIGTTEETTTGIVRLQAMFKDGVLSFPAMNVNDADTKHFFDNRYGTGQSTLDGIIRATNILLAGKTIVVAGYGWCGKGVAMRAQGLGANVIVTEINPVPAIEAAMDGFRVMPMAEAAKEGDIFITVTGNKHVIRAEHFASMKDGAIVCNSGHFDIEIDLKSLASQATEVKDVRNFTQQYTLPSGKSVIVIGEGRLVNLAAAEGHPSAVMDMSFANQALACEYLVKNKGQLQPGLHSIPREVDQEIARLKLQAMSIQIDSLTPEQVEYINSWTSGT from the coding sequence ATGGTTGCCGCACCGGTCAAACAGAAATACGACATTAAAGATATTAATCTGGCTCCCCTAGGCCATCAGCGCATCGAGTGGGCTGGCCGGGAAATGCCCGTACTGAAGCAAATTCGGGAACGCTTTGCCCAAGAAAAACCCTTTGCGGGCCTGCGTCTGGTGGCCTGTTGTCACGTCACCACCGAAACTGCCCACCTGGCCATTGCCCTCAAAGCGGGTGGAGCCGATGCGGTGCTGATTGCCAGTAATCCCCTCTCGACCCAGGACGATGTGGCAGCCTGCCTCGTCGCCAACTACGACATTCCCGTGTTTGCCATCAAGGGCGAAGATAACGATACCTATCACCGCCACGTCCAAACAGCCCTAGACCACCGCCCCAATATCATCATCGACGATGGTAGCGATGTGGTTGCCACCCTGGTGAAAGAACGCCAGCACCAAATTGCGGATCTGATCGGCACCACCGAAGAAACCACCACCGGGATCGTTCGCCTCCAGGCCATGTTTAAGGATGGGGTTCTGAGCTTCCCCGCTATGAACGTCAACGATGCAGACACCAAGCATTTCTTTGATAATCGCTACGGCACCGGCCAATCTACCCTAGATGGCATTATTCGGGCTACCAATATTCTCTTAGCCGGTAAAACCATTGTTGTGGCTGGCTACGGTTGGTGTGGTAAAGGCGTTGCCATGCGGGCCCAGGGCCTGGGGGCCAACGTGATTGTGACCGAAATCAATCCTGTTCCCGCCATTGAGGCCGCCATGGATGGTTTCCGGGTGATGCCCATGGCTGAAGCCGCTAAGGAAGGGGACATTTTCATCACCGTCACCGGCAATAAGCACGTCATCCGGGCCGAGCACTTTGCTTCGATGAAGGATGGGGCCATTGTTTGTAACTCCGGCCACTTTGACATTGAAATCGACCTTAAATCCTTGGCTAGCCAGGCCACAGAGGTCAAAGATGTCCGTAACTTCACCCAGCAGTACACTTTGCCCAGTGGCAAGTCCGTGATTGTGATTGGCGAAGGCCGCCTGGTAAACCTAGCCGCTGCCGAAGGTCATCCCAGCGCCGTGATGGATATGAGCTTTGCCAACCAGGCCCTGGCTTGTGAATACTTGGTGAAAAATAAAGGCCAACTCCAACCCGGCCTGCACTCGATTCCGCGGGAAGTTGACCAGGAAATTGCTCGCCTTAAACTCCAGGCCATGAGCATCCAGATTGATAGCCTAACCCCGGAACAGGTGGAATACATCAACTCCTGGACTTCGGGAACCTAA